ATTAATTGTATACAAAGGACGAGCTTAGCGCGTAGTCCAATTAAATGAGCTGCCAATGCGGCAATAGCAATACCTCGTGAATGCTGAGGTAATACTAGTAAAATTACTCGTGAGCTTTTCATTCGTTGTAATTCTGAGGGCAATGTCATCACTGTGTAATCATTTGTACTCGGTCGGTTTAATGATAGTCCTACtgatctataaattttaataaattcattatcgTATATAAAGACATTGATCTGTCATTAACccttgtaattattattgataaatatttactcaaTCAGCGGTATGGCAGATGATTCCAACCAAATGTGATCTTTACCAACGACGCCAATATACAAATCACGTTTCTCTGAATCAGGCACATGACTGTGCATCCAgtctagtaaaaaaatttgtttatttaaaaatttatatcattttttattgatagacATAATGACTTACCTTCACATGTTGTATTGTTTTTCGAGCGTTGCATCCATTCATTCGCTAACGCCCAAAATTgttctaaatttatttgttgctCTGCTAAATCTTCTATACTCGAACAGTTTTTCATTACACTATCATAGgaatctataataaaattaattattaattttgttaaattaatttcttacaattattttttttttttttactataccTGATTTACTAATGGCATTAAATAATTCTGACATTGACATATTGCACTTAATACTTGATTGCAGCGCTCTCCAGGCCTAAGAATATAAATAtggttttaaaaatgaaataaaaattatttgaccccaaaaaaaaaaggagtaTAATTACATCTTCTAAACGGACGAGTCCCGTATGATTGGCATCGATAGAATTAAACACTTCTTTTAATGTTCTGCACAAAAACAGgccgtaataaattttaaataattatttatcattactgtttttaaaattttcttatatattttaatatctaatgatgtttgataaataattttaaaattttaaaaataatatttacattgtATCGACGCCATTTTTATGAGTAGAATTCTGGACAGGTTTCATTCCATCTTCGTGGTTCAAATCTTGAACATTTATTTCTTCTCGAAGAatctacatataaatatataaaattttattgtttaaattaaatgtacaATTTcgtattatgaaaatatattttttttaaattacttttgaagTTCCATTTAAAGCACCGGAAATACTTTCAAATATAGGAATTCTTTGTCTTTCCATTAAATATTCAAGTACTAATAGTCCATTCATTAAATCACAATATTccctataaatataaaaaatataaataaatattttttattacagtaataaaaataaaaattccatgAATCTCACTGTGCGGATATGGTTTCTCCTAAAATCTTTTGATTTTGTTGATAATGATAAACAACAAGTACTAATGAATGACTTCGCGTCGCCGCTAATTGAGCCGCCTCAATAATACTAGCAGTATTACGAGTTTCattatcaattacaaaaagCAAAACTTGTGCCGTTTCTTTTGCCTCGTATTCTTGAGCTATTAGTTCCGGTCCCCATTGAGAGACTTGCtggaaatagaaaaaaaaaagttaacaaattattcaatgtgtcgaaaaaaaaaaataaattattattctaacCGGATTATAATAAGTAATTCCAAGTCTTTGAAGTGTAGGAATCGCTATCTCTGAACGCCAGGTTGTAGGATTACAGGATCCACCCAAAAATACTTGATACGCCATCCTTTCtaataaagattttattttaaataaaataaatgaaacctGAGTGGACTGAATTAAGTTATTGTGGTTCACTTACTTGATCCaattttaccattattttcatttccatTACAGTGTAACGAATGAGAGGCACTCATAGGAACAGTTGCTctgtaaaagtaaaaaaaaaaaaacaaaataaaaaaaaatataggttATTAAAGAAGTGAATTTAGTCACTGGCTGACTCAGGATATTGAaagcttattattattaaaaacaaaatacagCCGCAGATGGATttgatacttaaaaaaattagatgctTCAAACACAACACCAACGCACgtgaataatattaaataaatgtagtaataacaataataataaaacgtgttgtaataaacataaattaatgaaagaaaataaaaaaaaaacagttattcgtaagaataaaaaactgttttaaatagacatacttttttaatatcaaatccTTTTGCAGTAAGACACAAAATGTCTCTTATTTCGTCATCTTGAAAAGTCTCCAACTTTGGAGTTGgctacaaaataattatatttttattttgtaacataaatattatgtatttttaaaaactttaaattaaatgtcgAATTAAGAGTGGGaaaaatttcgtataaaaaaaataaataaaaaataataccgcTGTTCGCACAATTGTGCAAGTATCCTTGTAAATGTACTCAAGTTTCCGATCATTATACAGGTATCAGGATTTTCTTCAGAGCAGTCTTCTGCCTGCTGCAACATCTCACGCCCTTGATTCTCGACAACCGACAAgttcattattatttgattcACCTAAATACgatgacaaaataaattattacaaacgattataaataataatgatttataCGCAAATCGATACTTTACTTCGTATGCGTCACGTTTGAcgtttattctttttattaaattcactaTTATAGAGATGGgtcatcgtttttttttatctataatcATGCTATTAAGACTCAATAACACGGAGAATCCACCATTCATAATAATGATCGTGAATAATACTtccaaaaataagtataaaaaaatttaatgtaatttagattcttatcatttcaAGACGTTAAAAACCAAAGTTAAGTAAAGTATCGTTTTGTAATTTCATacatacagtaaaaaataattactaaaaaattaaacttaagcTTAAAtcaatacaataataaaatttattctagtaaaaataattacaacaaaaatacttacataaataaataaaaaattgagatcgtaaataaactttaataataacatttataaTTCCCATTGTTAAATTACGTTAGTATCCAAAAAACAAGCTGTGATTTGTCGTAAGTCTAGAGCACAATCCTTGTtctgaaacaataaaaaaaagtagctgttaaaaatcaataaaacattttatttaattacaacaaAACTCCAATATCGTGTTTTAAATAACGAGCTAACAGCATTAATTAACACacttattaataacaaaaatattattttacgtcGGTGGTATAAATAATACATTAACTTGTATTACTccagataatatttttaaataaaagtttatgtttatgtatatattattgacTAACCTTGCTAAAACCTCGAGAGTATAGACCCTACACTGTTTCAGTAACACTCTAAACAactacacatatatttatttatgtatatgtatatgtatatggataTGTACATACGCGCTatcactttttaattaaattccctcTACATTTCTATCTCATCGATTGCTTTCATTTTCTCAATTCCTCGATCTTTCTTCTCTCTGTCtctttttaaaacaaaatgtaattatttgtttCCTTATCGGAGTAGTTCTCTACTTACTCATATCATGTCCCGAGGAAACAATACTATTGTAGTTTATTACTTCCTTCTTATACTTgttcgattaaaaattaacattaatgGTAAATAACTATTCAAACTCTCCGCAAAATCATCATCGACGACAGCAACCTTGCGTACTCGCGCTATTGCTCATACTTATTTATACACACcgttatatttaaaatgaaagaaTCAACACACACGGCATCGTGCGCTCAACTCTGAAAAGCAAAAACGGAATTATACTCTgagcaatatatatatataccatcATAAATCcacataaatattcatttaaatatatacaaaactttttctaatccaAATCGCGCGACGtaaagtaaacaaaaataataattttaaaaataaaactttgaaaaattttcaaaattcatatatatataattatagtaaTATATATGACACACAttatcacaaaatattttatgtttgcgaactagtttattaaataaaaataattcgtaaACTAAAAACTTACCtggacattttaaaataaaaatttgaaaaattaaacgtaagttaaattcaaatattttcacgacatttaaaaatttaaaaaaactattttaaaatatcttcacaatcttgtttaaaaatgaatgttaCTAAAtatgagttttaaaaattaactcagCGATTGCTGACcgataaaaaaaagcaaattaaataaacaaatatcacagggaatgtaaataaatttatgaccgtaaaaataatattttataattattattttatatttgtattgtTAAATGtaatatgtgtatatatatatgtatgtattatgATAAACAACGAGTTGTGTAGACACAAGGGACAAGATTGTAAAGAGTGTTTTTGCGggagctaaaaaattttgcgtgTGCGTCGTCTCCACTCACGGATCGCACACGTACTAatgtaaaatgtataaaaagaaTGACGTAAACCTCTAACAATGAAGCGTGATGTCACACTGTCAACTTGACACactgcta
This genomic interval from Microplitis mediator isolate UGA2020A chromosome 2, iyMicMedi2.1, whole genome shotgun sequence contains the following:
- the LOC130663782 gene encoding uncharacterized protein LOC130663782, whose translation is MLLLKFIYDLNFLFIYVNQIIMNLSVVENQGREMLQQAEDCSEENPDTCIMIGNLSTFTRILAQLCEQRATVPMSASHSLHCNGNENNGKIGSKRMAYQVFLGGSCNPTTWRSEIAIPTLQRLGITYYNPQVSQWGPELIAQEYEAKETAQVLLFVIDNETRNTASIIEAAQLAATRSHSLVLVVYHYQQNQKILGETISAQEYCDLMNGLLVLEYLMERQRIPIFESISGALNGTSKILREEINVQDLNHEDGMKPVQNSTHKNGVDTITLKEVFNSIDANHTGLVRLEDAWRALQSSIKCNMSMSELFNAISKSDSYDSVMKNCSSIEDLAEQQINLEQFWALANEWMQRSKNNTTCEDWMHSHVPDSEKRDLYIGVVGKDHIWLESSAIPLIESVGLSLNRPSTNDYTVMTLPSELQRMKSSRVILLVLPQHSRGIAIAALAAHLIGLRAKLVLCIQLMPDGCVVSGEKLTEQATKDYNRGRMYLSDYAKRESVPVFQKIADALQHAIKLVQSSC